In the genome of Methanopyrus kandleri AV19, one region contains:
- a CDS encoding P-loop domain-containing protein, with protein sequence MRGLEEKIRTLQLPTDVRWCPKRMTDRSRGRRWYAVRGSDAVRVVLPVRVSRRDFKKVPKGAGDAAAHPIIEEIKRRSREEPDLYPLSGKLLDHKKVRKLTEPCTVVRLHGFRTPPLWMPGKSNRVLRRSREVLLTVRMLFPPDWSEERVLDGVYAALDALREVVREIPRKEILRTCDVVLDQRELRERLERGEIEHRGKRVVALIGDGARPARRLTDVRRHHRIAGPKPEPHIPFEVPEDPDADLVPLEIELPRTGERKRFLPIYEGELFAIAGANAQGKTTLVNAVEAGQDDHAPGDGREYVITVRRTAKAEAGIKRMNGEDVSLFFRELPPGYEGTPENVRGLASGSMKMAAEIQRALEEGAKILFIDEDKAAVNLLVPGVLTKELEGIRTLVEVRDEITSRGVTIVAATGVLDDFTAAADRAIVMEDHRPKPLNLREFRARLARYYLERARRYRSDAEGPEGG encoded by the coding sequence ATGAGGGGACTCGAGGAGAAAATCCGGACGTTGCAGTTGCCGACGGATGTGCGATGGTGTCCTAAGCGGATGACCGACAGGTCCAGGGGACGCCGGTGGTATGCGGTCCGCGGATCGGACGCCGTGCGCGTAGTACTGCCCGTTAGGGTGTCTCGACGTGATTTCAAGAAAGTGCCGAAAGGTGCCGGAGACGCGGCGGCTCACCCCATCATCGAGGAGATCAAACGACGGTCGCGCGAGGAACCGGACCTCTACCCGTTGTCCGGGAAGCTCCTGGATCATAAAAAGGTCCGGAAACTCACCGAGCCCTGCACGGTCGTCCGACTCCACGGCTTTCGCACTCCTCCCCTTTGGATGCCGGGGAAGTCTAACCGTGTTCTGCGCCGGTCACGGGAAGTCCTGTTAACGGTGCGGATGTTGTTCCCGCCCGATTGGTCGGAGGAACGTGTTCTGGACGGTGTGTACGCAGCACTGGACGCGCTTCGAGAAGTCGTACGGGAGATTCCCCGGAAGGAAATCCTCCGAACGTGTGACGTGGTTCTCGATCAGCGAGAGCTTCGGGAGCGGCTGGAGAGAGGTGAGATCGAACATCGAGGGAAGCGAGTAGTGGCCTTGATAGGAGACGGGGCGCGACCCGCTCGCAGGTTGACGGACGTCCGTCGACATCACCGCATAGCCGGTCCCAAGCCCGAACCTCACATCCCGTTCGAGGTTCCTGAGGACCCCGATGCGGACCTAGTCCCGCTGGAAATCGAGCTCCCCCGAACCGGTGAGCGAAAGCGCTTCCTACCGATTTACGAGGGAGAACTGTTCGCCATCGCCGGAGCCAACGCACAGGGCAAGACTACCCTGGTCAACGCCGTGGAGGCGGGTCAAGACGATCATGCACCAGGAGACGGTCGTGAGTACGTGATCACGGTTCGGCGCACCGCCAAGGCTGAGGCGGGCATCAAGAGGATGAACGGTGAGGACGTGAGTCTGTTTTTCCGGGAATTACCGCCCGGATACGAGGGGACACCTGAAAACGTCCGTGGCCTCGCCAGCGGTTCGATGAAGATGGCCGCGGAGATCCAGCGGGCCCTGGAGGAAGGAGCCAAGATACTCTTCATCGACGAGGACAAGGCCGCCGTGAACCTACTGGTGCCGGGAGTACTTACCAAAGAACTCGAAGGTATCCGCACTCTCGTGGAGGTGCGTGACGAGATCACATCCCGGGGCGTCACGATAGTCGCGGCTACAGGCGTTCTCGACGACTTCACCGCCGCTGCCGACAGGGCGATCGTAATGGAAGATCATCGGCCTAAGCCGTTGAACTTGAGGGAGTTCCGCGCACGATTGGCCCGGTATTACTTGGAGCGGGCCCGAAGGTACCGCTCGGACGCCGAAGGTCCCGAGGGTGGCTGA
- a CDS encoding DUF504 domain-containing protein has product MSRKTELEEIFSRMLHDPNDDPSEYVIYVIDRGSSSGLRRIWGDEIQDVKRGFLVLWNAEIPVHRVIRVERGGRVIWERGRRARGRR; this is encoded by the coding sequence GTGTCGCGCAAAACGGAACTTGAAGAAATTTTTAGCCGCATGTTGCATGATCCGAACGACGACCCCTCGGAGTACGTGATCTACGTCATCGATCGTGGATCCTCGAGTGGGCTCCGTCGGATCTGGGGGGACGAGATCCAGGACGTTAAAAGGGGTTTCTTAGTACTGTGGAACGCGGAGATTCCAGTACATCGGGTAATCCGGGTAGAGCGCGGTGGTAGGGTCATCTGGGAACGCGGGCGGCGAGCCCGTGGTCGTCGATAA
- the mmp11 gene encoding methanogenesis marker protein 11, with protein MITLVSLSPEEVRRKCSEKGWVTMYERIATLTDEDRERVLLIEDHPTPVGAEWVVRNYEATSPLVEKAWREGKRHFFLLRVGEASLDLEPSVRAAGVESVEVRDGEVRVTHAGLAGAGVGAALSRGCAEGVSRVEIHEEGGGSRLGRATVVTPELRRLVIGVDDTDTEEEGATWSAVDVICRRLEDEAGVFYSRHVTVQLYPKTPHRTRNCAAVVVELGVPTKRVERVKREFLRMLKEVSFSDHTCAAFWDRLEFPRELRDLGNAAKRRIVSREEVDEVVEICEIEVVSIGDGERGRIGAVAALPFIDDHGLAARVPR; from the coding sequence GTGATCACGTTGGTGTCGCTAAGTCCAGAGGAGGTCCGTCGTAAGTGTTCGGAGAAAGGTTGGGTGACCATGTACGAGAGGATCGCCACGCTCACCGACGAGGACAGGGAACGCGTGCTCTTGATCGAGGACCATCCAACACCCGTCGGCGCCGAGTGGGTTGTCAGGAACTACGAAGCTACCAGCCCACTCGTAGAGAAGGCCTGGAGGGAGGGCAAACGCCACTTTTTCTTGTTGAGGGTCGGGGAAGCCTCGCTGGACTTGGAACCGAGTGTACGGGCCGCGGGTGTGGAGAGTGTAGAGGTACGAGACGGCGAGGTCCGGGTGACTCACGCGGGGCTCGCCGGAGCTGGTGTCGGCGCCGCTCTATCTCGGGGATGCGCCGAGGGTGTTTCCCGGGTCGAGATTCACGAGGAGGGAGGAGGATCCCGCCTAGGTCGGGCGACGGTGGTAACGCCGGAGCTACGACGTCTGGTGATCGGAGTCGATGACACGGATACCGAGGAGGAAGGCGCCACTTGGTCGGCAGTTGACGTGATCTGCCGCCGCTTGGAGGACGAAGCGGGGGTCTTCTATTCCCGACACGTCACAGTGCAGTTGTACCCTAAGACACCCCACCGAACTCGAAACTGTGCGGCGGTGGTCGTGGAGCTCGGAGTGCCGACGAAGCGCGTAGAGAGGGTCAAGAGGGAGTTCCTGAGGATGCTGAAGGAAGTGTCCTTTTCCGATCACACCTGTGCGGCGTTCTGGGACAGGCTAGAGTTTCCGAGGGAACTGAGAGACCTCGGGAACGCCGCCAAACGTCGGATCGTTAGCCGGGAGGAGGTCGATGAAGTGGTGGAGATATGCGAGATCGAGGTCGTCTCGATCGGGGACGGAGAGCGCGGGCGGATAGGGGCCGTGGCGGCTCTGCCCTTTATCGACGACCACGGGCTCGCCGCCCGCGTTCCCAGATGA
- a CDS encoding DUF2103 domain-containing protein produces MPRCRRCGYSVELPLKCPRCGEPSFEVAAFQVYPEDVRYVVAFVNESDVHTIHQSFQGDPDGIMLRNLVERLGELLHSAAPRAATAVRTPPWIVDVVERISGVTVRTVRDDFDDVVRSLQAELRADRRLDRVEEPPERKLGGSHSTIIGGRRGRELVLKVASVPYVKRVIPGRIGAKGSRGGGGVRLKVSRVDDSGNVKLLLSEGAATQEIFVVTTARDEREGKLVAELLERVIR; encoded by the coding sequence GTGCCGAGGTGTCGGCGTTGTGGATATTCCGTCGAATTACCTCTTAAATGTCCCCGTTGCGGGGAGCCGTCCTTCGAAGTCGCCGCATTTCAAGTCTACCCGGAGGATGTCAGGTACGTCGTAGCGTTCGTCAACGAGAGCGACGTTCACACAATCCACCAGTCGTTTCAAGGAGATCCGGACGGGATCATGCTTCGCAACCTTGTGGAGAGGCTAGGGGAGCTTCTCCACTCAGCCGCACCACGCGCCGCGACGGCTGTCCGCACCCCACCGTGGATAGTTGACGTCGTAGAGCGAATATCCGGAGTGACTGTCCGCACGGTGAGGGACGATTTCGACGACGTCGTAAGGTCCCTGCAGGCCGAGCTTCGGGCCGACCGGCGGCTGGACCGCGTCGAAGAACCCCCGGAGCGTAAGTTAGGCGGTAGTCACTCGACGATCATCGGTGGTCGGCGGGGGAGGGAACTCGTACTCAAGGTGGCTTCCGTGCCCTACGTCAAGAGGGTGATCCCGGGTCGTATAGGGGCCAAGGGATCGCGGGGAGGTGGAGGAGTTCGACTGAAGGTGTCGCGGGTCGATGACAGTGGTAACGTGAAGCTGCTCCTCTCCGAAGGGGCGGCTACCCAGGAGATTTTCGTGGTGACCACCGCCCGGGACGAGCGAGAAGGTAAGCTCGTGGCCGAGCTGCTCGAGCGGGTCATTCGATGA
- the hmgA gene encoding hydroxymethylglutaryl-CoA reductase (NADPH) translates to MDEKKIEELVSKVVKGEIKFHEVEKYTDGDSEVATEVRRRALERLTGAKLEHLGKYTIDANRAMDKNIENMIGAVQVPVGIAGPLLVHGEYAEGEYYVPLATTEGALVASVNRGCSTITDSGGAHVRIVRDGMTRAPVFKLPSARKALEFCEWVRKHFDDIKEVAESTTRHGELLDIQEFVVGRHVFLRFEFDTKDAMGMNMVTIATEEAVNWIEEKYPDAKCVSASGNVCVDKKPSWLNNVLGRGRTVVAEVEVPRDIVEEKLKTTPEAMAEVNYRKNLVGSAAAGNIGFNAHHANIVAAIFIATGQDEAHAVDGSTGYTTMEVTEDGDLYASVTIPSLNVGTVGGGTGVETQRECLEILGVAGGGNPPGVNAKEFAEVVAAAVLAGELSLVAALAAGHLGKAHRLLGR, encoded by the coding sequence GTGGACGAGAAGAAGATTGAGGAGCTCGTGAGCAAGGTAGTAAAAGGCGAGATCAAGTTCCACGAGGTGGAGAAGTACACCGACGGTGACAGTGAGGTGGCCACGGAAGTTCGACGTCGTGCGCTGGAGCGGTTGACCGGTGCGAAGCTCGAGCATCTCGGCAAGTACACCATCGACGCGAACCGTGCGATGGACAAGAACATCGAGAACATGATCGGAGCCGTCCAGGTGCCGGTCGGTATCGCCGGCCCGCTGTTAGTGCACGGGGAGTACGCCGAGGGGGAATACTACGTACCGCTCGCGACGACGGAGGGAGCGTTGGTGGCCTCCGTCAACCGTGGCTGTTCGACTATTACCGATTCAGGCGGTGCCCACGTGAGGATCGTGAGAGACGGAATGACGCGTGCTCCTGTGTTCAAACTGCCGTCCGCTCGTAAAGCGTTGGAGTTCTGTGAGTGGGTACGTAAGCACTTCGACGATATCAAAGAGGTGGCCGAGAGTACCACACGTCACGGTGAGCTACTCGATATTCAGGAGTTCGTGGTCGGTAGGCACGTGTTCCTCCGGTTCGAGTTCGACACGAAGGACGCAATGGGTATGAACATGGTCACTATCGCCACTGAGGAAGCCGTGAACTGGATCGAGGAGAAGTATCCGGACGCGAAGTGCGTTTCGGCGAGCGGGAACGTTTGTGTGGACAAGAAACCCTCGTGGCTCAACAACGTGCTGGGTCGAGGTCGGACGGTGGTGGCCGAGGTCGAAGTCCCGCGCGATATAGTCGAGGAGAAGCTGAAGACTACCCCGGAAGCCATGGCCGAGGTCAATTACAGGAAGAACCTGGTAGGCTCCGCGGCCGCCGGTAACATCGGGTTCAACGCGCATCACGCGAACATTGTGGCCGCTATTTTCATCGCTACAGGCCAGGACGAGGCGCATGCTGTCGATGGATCCACTGGGTACACCACGATGGAGGTTACGGAGGACGGCGACCTGTACGCTAGTGTGACGATTCCCAGCTTGAACGTAGGGACGGTTGGAGGGGGTACCGGGGTGGAGACACAGCGCGAGTGTCTGGAAATCCTCGGCGTGGCTGGTGGAGGGAACCCACCCGGTGTCAACGCTAAAGAGTTCGCCGAAGTGGTCGCCGCCGCGGTCTTGGCAGGTGAGCTGTCACTCGTAGCTGCACTGGCGGCGGGACATTTGGGTAAAGCGCACAGGCTCTTAGGTCGCTAA
- a CDS encoding sulfurtransferase TusA family protein, whose protein sequence is MKPDRRLDVRGAACPGPSVMVAEELKEMEPGQVLEVIVDSEGIANDIRELVQDGGHEVLKVEETDGDIRMLIRVGGVETDSTATDGTVRTCAGSLPSTDTDSVMIAQSTGVANPERAYATFLMSEAALAMDLDVVIFGFMDGVTVLVEREVERIRHPEFPPLIDKAREVLRNVEACACELSIQARGITSDDLLDGVKVVGASKFLKLITDPGVDVVWL, encoded by the coding sequence ATGAAGCCCGATCGGCGGCTTGACGTGCGTGGTGCGGCCTGTCCTGGGCCGTCCGTAATGGTGGCGGAAGAACTCAAGGAAATGGAGCCCGGACAGGTGCTGGAAGTTATCGTCGACTCGGAGGGTATTGCCAACGACATAAGGGAACTAGTTCAGGATGGAGGACATGAGGTGTTGAAGGTTGAAGAAACGGATGGAGACATACGCATGCTGATCCGCGTCGGTGGCGTCGAGACCGATAGTACCGCGACCGACGGTACCGTTAGGACGTGTGCCGGATCATTACCGTCGACCGACACGGATTCGGTTATGATAGCACAAAGTACCGGCGTCGCTAATCCGGAGCGTGCGTACGCGACGTTCCTAATGTCGGAGGCAGCGTTGGCGATGGATTTGGACGTCGTAATCTTCGGCTTCATGGACGGTGTCACCGTGCTCGTTGAGCGAGAAGTTGAAAGAATCCGACATCCAGAATTTCCTCCGCTGATAGATAAGGCCCGGGAAGTCCTGAGAAACGTCGAGGCATGCGCTTGTGAATTAAGCATTCAAGCCAGGGGTATCACTTCCGACGATCTCCTGGATGGTGTCAAAGTCGTCGGAGCTTCAAAGTTTCTCAAGCTAATCACGGATCCGGGTGTGGATGTGGTTTGGCTATAA
- a CDS encoding methanogenesis marker 16 metalloprotein → MPTVVRIDEFWDMTEGERRSVDAVTCATVGLMSGVYGILSFHVAEPGEVRRFEEVYLEGIRLPVGPCPNERLGLVECVVPATAHGDVSGAYLLRTVAEGNEFDVIAVADDGREYEATIGPEELERAMIASTRACFRNYSAIFNDGERPASTIFAPRPLEPGEASFSGCGGYNPLEHDPKLRLHRPGRRVLFCGAPGVITGKGTRSTRERPNLTLHANLTECDPTFMGEYRTSAGPENIAGVASVIAVTEETLPFLERDHSDAVLPVVKLSDRTPIAETTYADVWVQETVRWNPDRCENCDPCRLEEKCPYPYGDLRTGDCFHCGYCHEFCPAVEVDLGELEVEGRKLPIVARESSAYLAKKLMERAIEAVEEGKIDILRP, encoded by the coding sequence GTGCCTACCGTCGTCCGTATCGACGAGTTCTGGGACATGACCGAAGGTGAGCGTCGATCCGTCGATGCCGTCACTTGTGCCACCGTCGGGTTGATGAGTGGTGTCTACGGGATCCTGTCCTTCCACGTGGCTGAGCCCGGTGAAGTGCGCCGGTTCGAGGAGGTGTACTTAGAAGGCATAAGATTGCCCGTAGGTCCGTGCCCTAACGAGCGCCTCGGACTCGTCGAATGTGTGGTCCCGGCCACGGCTCACGGGGACGTTTCCGGGGCCTATTTGCTCCGTACCGTAGCGGAGGGTAACGAGTTCGATGTCATCGCCGTAGCGGACGACGGTCGTGAGTACGAAGCGACGATCGGCCCAGAAGAGCTGGAACGGGCGATGATCGCGTCCACCCGTGCGTGTTTCCGCAACTACTCCGCGATATTCAACGATGGCGAACGACCCGCGTCGACGATCTTCGCGCCGAGACCTCTGGAACCTGGGGAGGCCTCCTTCAGCGGATGCGGTGGGTACAACCCCCTGGAGCACGATCCGAAACTCCGGCTCCATCGACCCGGCCGACGTGTGCTGTTTTGCGGGGCTCCCGGGGTGATCACGGGGAAGGGCACTCGGAGCACCCGAGAACGCCCGAACTTAACACTCCACGCGAACCTCACCGAGTGTGATCCCACCTTCATGGGTGAGTACCGGACGTCCGCGGGACCGGAGAACATAGCCGGCGTAGCTTCGGTGATCGCGGTCACCGAGGAGACGCTCCCGTTCCTGGAGCGCGATCACTCCGACGCCGTCCTGCCGGTCGTTAAGCTCTCCGACAGGACGCCCATCGCGGAGACCACGTACGCCGACGTGTGGGTACAGGAGACGGTTCGCTGGAACCCCGACCGCTGCGAGAACTGCGACCCGTGCCGACTCGAGGAGAAATGCCCGTATCCGTACGGTGACCTCCGGACCGGCGACTGTTTCCACTGCGGTTATTGTCACGAGTTCTGTCCGGCGGTCGAGGTCGACCTAGGGGAGCTCGAAGTCGAAGGACGGAAGCTCCCGATCGTCGCCCGTGAGTCTTCGGCGTACCTCGCGAAGAAACTGATGGAGAGAGCGATCGAGGCCGTTGAAGAGGGGAAGATCGACATCCTCCGTCCCTGA
- the gatC gene encoding Asp-tRNA(Asn) amidotransferase subunit GatC, producing MKERELEQLLEIDTYLSLASDRDDVDVLDILRETMELLEEFAERLEDVDAEDETWTTSEGSRKFREDDEPRCDREFKKKMLENAPRSDDGYVIAERAHWLR from the coding sequence ATGAAGGAAAGGGAGCTGGAGCAACTCCTCGAGATCGACACGTACCTGTCTCTGGCCTCCGACCGTGACGATGTCGATGTCTTGGATATCCTAAGGGAAACTATGGAGTTGCTGGAAGAGTTCGCGGAACGGTTAGAAGACGTCGACGCGGAGGACGAGACGTGGACGACGTCCGAGGGGTCACGCAAGTTCCGTGAAGACGACGAGCCGCGGTGTGATCGGGAGTTCAAGAAGAAAATGCTCGAGAACGCACCCAGGTCCGACGATGGGTACGTGATAGCGGAGCGTGCCCACTGGCTCCGTTAG
- a CDS encoding aminopeptidase: protein MGWAERVVRECLRLSEGERFLVLTDPEMEELGRELFEAAEGTDRALVVVDPRETHGEEPPDHVAAMMRSSDAVAAVTSWSISHTEARRRACEAGARVASMPELTREIAERAIDVDYEELRRLSRELAELLTEASEVRLVTPAGELVMDIGGREALADDGNLRDPGEFGNLPAGEAFVAPIEGSAEGCVRIDGSVAPDGILDEPLELEISEGRVVEVSREDLEFVRLIRRIENGEMLCELGVGTNPGAKLCGVVLEDEKVYGTVHMGFGDNSTFSGRVSSRVHLDAVIKEFELYLDDELVARSGELLGVSL from the coding sequence TTGGGCTGGGCTGAACGGGTCGTCCGAGAGTGCCTGAGACTCTCCGAAGGCGAGCGCTTCCTGGTGTTGACCGATCCCGAGATGGAGGAACTAGGCCGCGAGCTGTTCGAGGCCGCCGAGGGGACGGATCGAGCACTAGTCGTCGTCGATCCCAGGGAAACCCACGGCGAGGAGCCCCCGGATCACGTCGCGGCCATGATGAGGAGCTCCGACGCCGTCGCCGCCGTCACCTCTTGGTCGATATCCCACACGGAGGCCCGGCGACGGGCCTGCGAGGCTGGGGCTAGGGTGGCATCGATGCCCGAACTCACACGTGAAATCGCGGAGCGTGCTATCGACGTCGATTACGAGGAGCTGAGGCGTTTGTCCCGAGAACTCGCTGAACTCCTCACTGAGGCCTCTGAAGTGCGTCTGGTGACCCCGGCGGGCGAGCTCGTGATGGACATCGGTGGACGGGAGGCGTTGGCGGACGACGGGAACCTGCGGGATCCCGGGGAATTCGGTAACCTCCCGGCCGGAGAGGCTTTCGTAGCACCGATCGAAGGGTCGGCGGAAGGGTGCGTCCGTATCGACGGTAGCGTGGCACCGGATGGAATCCTTGATGAGCCTCTGGAGCTCGAGATCTCGGAGGGTCGAGTGGTCGAAGTCTCGCGGGAGGATCTCGAGTTCGTCCGGCTGATCCGCCGGATCGAGAACGGAGAAATGCTGTGCGAGCTGGGAGTGGGCACCAACCCCGGGGCGAAGCTGTGCGGCGTGGTACTGGAGGACGAGAAGGTCTACGGGACAGTCCACATGGGGTTCGGGGACAACAGCACGTTTAGCGGGCGAGTAAGCTCACGGGTGCATCTCGATGCGGTTATTAAGGAGTTCGAGCTTTACCTGGACGACGAACTCGTCGCGCGGTCCGGAGAGTTGCTGGGGGTCTCGTTATGA